In one Lolium rigidum isolate FL_2022 chromosome 3, APGP_CSIRO_Lrig_0.1, whole genome shotgun sequence genomic region, the following are encoded:
- the LOC124696345 gene encoding E3 ubiquitin-protein ligase Os03g0188200-like, translating to MDRGQTALLLLPLLLLSAAQPSLAQQSNGTSSHRSRTAGGFTPTTAIILVVLIAALCLLTVFSLYINRCARAHPLPRRPSRRAAPDQFVGDNAAAGGIRSDQCRPNGLDREVVEAFPTAVYGDVKARMATTKSGPLECAVCLAEFADADELRILPSCCHVFHPDCIDPWLAGAVTCPLCRADLTEPAAAGSADLTLTGRQEMAVQEEEPQEADEESSVVSFTAESLSSFSTVWRHEFAGAEYNHYRRTQSAMDAPDRHTLRLPEHVMKELAAVRRHRRAASLAAEYPGTVDQRTPGWLTSFLRSMSWQRQRRADSDAGEEQGSGGGNKRVYPVTGAPSGSGSGGDEKKDSSDVDALNRV from the coding sequence ATGGATCGCGGCCAGACCGCCCTGCTCCTCCTTCCGCTTCTGCTCTTATCGGCCGCGCAGCCATCTCTGGCTCAACAGAGCAACGGCACGAGCAGCCACCGCTCCAGAACCGCCGGCGGGTTCACGCCGACCACCGCCATCAtactcgtcgtcctcatcgccgcCTTGTGCCTCCTCACCGTCTTCTCCCTCTACATCAACCGCTGCGCCCGGGCGCACCCTCTCCCGCGCCGGCcgtcccgccgcgccgcccctgATCAGTTCGTCGGCGACAACGCGGCCGCCGGCGGCATCCGCTCCGACCAGTGCCGCCCGAACGGCCTCGACAGGGAGGTCGTGGAGGCCTTCCCCACGGCCGTCTACGGCGACGTGAAGGCCCGCATGGCGACGACCAAGTCGGGCCCGCTGGAGTGCGCCGTCTGCCTCGCCGAGTTCGCGGACGCCGACGAGCTCCGCATCCTCCCGTCATGCTGCCACGTCTTCCACCCGGACTGCATCGACCCGTGGCTCGCCGGCGCCGTCACCTGCCCGCTCTGCCGCGCCGATCTCaccgagcccgccgccgccgggagcgcCGACCTGACGCTGACGGGGCGGCAGGAGATGGCCGTGCAGGAGGAGGAGCCACAGGAGGCCGACGAGGAGTCCTCCGTGGTTTCTTTCACCGCTGAATCTCTCAGCAGCTTCAGCACAGTATGGAGACACGAGTTCGCCGGCGCCGAGTACAACCACTACCGGAGGACGCAGTCGGCCATGGACGCGCCCGACCGGCACACTCTCAGGCTGCCGGAACACGTCATGAAGGAGCTCGCCGCCGTCCGGAGGCACCGGCGCGCAGCTAGCCTCGCCGCGGAGTACCCGGGCACCGTGGATCAGAGGACACCGGGGTGGCTCACGTCCTTCTTGCGGTCCATGTCATGGCAGCGGCAGCGCCGGGCGGACTCCGATGCCGGCGAGGAacaaggcagcggcggcggcaacaaACGGGTTTATCCGGTGACCGGAGCGCCGAGCGGATCGGGATCCGGTGGGGACGAGAAGAAAGACAGCTCCGACGTTGACGCGTTAAACCGGGTTTGA
- the LOC124696346 gene encoding ATP-citrate synthase alpha chain protein 2-like isoform X1: protein MEMNPLILVNGEAYPVDIRELDDTIAFKYLKKWSSLEFPLPFGRVMSLFQKGYIYELDEKLLLSSRCLKHNFRQYTENFSNTAVKMQSSGLSVPYGWSCSRSPWSYLQ from the exons AtggagatgaatccattgatcctggTAAATGGGGAAGCATACCCTGTGGACATACGTGAACTGGATGACACAATTGCTTTCAAGTACTTGAAGAA GTGGAGTAGCCTTGAGTTCCCGCTGCCTTTCGGAAGAGTCATGAGCCTCTTTCAAAAAGGTTATATCTATGAACTGGATGAGAAG CTTCTCTTGTCCTCTCGTTGCTTGAAGCACAATTTTCGGCAGTATACTGAAAATTTCAGCAATACTGCTGTGAAAATGCAATCATCTGGGTTGAGTGTACCATATGGGTGGAGCTGTAGCAGAAGCCCTTGGAGCTATCTTCAATGA
- the LOC124696346 gene encoding ATP-citrate synthase alpha chain protein 2-like isoform X4, translating to MEMNPLILVNGEAYPVDIRELDDTIAFKYLKKWSSLEFPLPFGRVMSLFQKGYIYELDEKLQAEPASVSKGHFKLRLLKENMSLQ from the exons AtggagatgaatccattgatcctggTAAATGGGGAAGCATACCCTGTGGACATACGTGAACTGGATGACACAATTGCTTTCAAGTACTTGAAGAA GTGGAGTAGCCTTGAGTTCCCGCTGCCTTTCGGAAGAGTCATGAGCCTCTTTCAAAAAGGTTATATCTATGAACTGGATGAGAAG CTTCAGGCCGAACCAGCCTCTGTTTCAAAGGGGCATTTTAAGTTGAGACTGTTGAAGGAAAACATGTCACTACAATGA
- the LOC124696346 gene encoding uncharacterized protein LOC124696346 isoform X2, which translates to MCSSIPAIPRSPPPLVMRLCRPLLNIEEVYVPAIGNPSAYKIRFKYLFLQLDYWIVFAPKTDVVPYLMQSVHTKERDFIRGAFFIFQGGVALSSRCLSEES; encoded by the exons ATGTGCAGCTCCATACCAGCCATCCCcagatctcctccaccacttGTGATGAG GTTGTGTAGGCCCCTGCTAAATATTGAAGAGGTGTATGTTCCAGCaatcggcaatccttctgcataCAAG ATTCGCTTTAAATACCTTTTTCTCCAGCTGGACTATTGGATTGTTTTTGCTCCCAAAACAGATGTTGTTCCTTATCTCATGCAATCT GTCCACACAAAAGAACGCGATTTCATTCGAGGGGCATTTTTTATATTCCAAG GTGGAGTAGCCTTGAGTTCCCGCTGCCTTTCGGAAGAGTCATGA
- the LOC124696346 gene encoding uncharacterized protein LOC124696346 isoform X3, whose product MCSSIPAIPRSPPPLVMRPLLNIEEVYVPAIGNPSAYKIRFKYLFLQLDYWIVFAPKTDVVPYLMQSVHTKERDFIRGAFFIFQGGVALSSRCLSEES is encoded by the exons ATGTGCAGCTCCATACCAGCCATCCCcagatctcctccaccacttGTGATGAG GCCCCTGCTAAATATTGAAGAGGTGTATGTTCCAGCaatcggcaatccttctgcataCAAG ATTCGCTTTAAATACCTTTTTCTCCAGCTGGACTATTGGATTGTTTTTGCTCCCAAAACAGATGTTGTTCCTTATCTCATGCAATCT GTCCACACAAAAGAACGCGATTTCATTCGAGGGGCATTTTTTATATTCCAAG GTGGAGTAGCCTTGAGTTCCCGCTGCCTTTCGGAAGAGTCATGA